A DNA window from uncultured Methanoregula sp. contains the following coding sequences:
- a CDS encoding METTL5 family protein, whose protein sequence is MKLKNLEMMLQRLEGFSRPRAALEQYQTPAPLAARLLFHAFMKQDIEGRRVCDLGSGTGVLAIGAALLGAEQVIGVEIDEQAVRVAEKNAELLDADVTFVASDIRSPESLQGIGPCDTIVMNPPFGAQKAHADRPFIDAALALAPVTYSIFNAGSTPFVKAYTEGRAEIAEKIGGAFPIKRTFAFHTKDVQEIEVEILRLIRTQ, encoded by the coding sequence ATGAAGCTCAAGAACCTGGAGATGATGCTCCAGCGCCTGGAGGGATTTTCCCGGCCCCGGGCCGCCCTTGAACAATACCAGACCCCGGCCCCGCTTGCCGCCCGGCTCCTCTTCCACGCGTTCATGAAACAGGATATCGAAGGCCGCAGGGTCTGCGATCTCGGGAGCGGGACCGGGGTTCTTGCCATCGGTGCTGCCCTGCTCGGGGCTGAACAGGTGATTGGAGTCGAGATCGACGAGCAGGCGGTCCGCGTTGCGGAGAAGAATGCAGAACTGCTGGATGCCGATGTTACCTTTGTTGCATCCGACATCAGGAGCCCGGAATCTCTCCAGGGGATCGGACCCTGCGATACGATTGTCATGAACCCGCCGTTCGGGGCCCAGAAAGCCCATGCCGACCGGCCGTTCATCGACGCCGCCCTGGCCCTTGCGCCGGTCACCTACAGCATCTTTAATGCGGGATCCACCCCATTTGTAAAAGCCTACACAGAAGGAAGGGCGGAGATTGCCGAGAAGATCGGCGGGGCATTCCCAATAAAGCGCACCTTTGCCTTCCATACAAAAGACGTGCAGGAGATCGAGGTCGAGATCCTACGGCTGATACGGACACAGTAA
- the dph2 gene encoding diphthamide biosynthesis enzyme Dph2: MTGSMLSSGSSELVEKLRARGAKTIALQFPAGLKRKAGEYARFLREAGFTVIVSGDPCYGACDLALDTLAFADVLVHFGHAPVDDQPRVIFEPYRVDFDPAVLEKALPLLTRTTIGLVTTVQHVHLIPAMVAFLRSRGIEARVAPGSGRIPHPGQVLGCCFTAARIPGAEEILFVGTGVFHPVGMALTTGLRVIALDPLTGTAQEVNGDALRRRRFATMEKARSAGSVGIIVSTKQGQQRLDLARRLASLSPDAVIVTMREVSPDELLNLGFAAYVNTACPRLAYDDQVRFPVPVLSPQEFEIVCGKRTWDEYAIDEIP, from the coding sequence ATGACCGGGTCCATGTTGTCAAGCGGTTCCTCTGAACTGGTAGAAAAACTGCGGGCAAGGGGGGCAAAGACCATTGCCCTCCAGTTCCCGGCAGGGCTGAAACGGAAAGCCGGGGAATATGCACGGTTCCTGCGCGAGGCCGGTTTTACAGTCATCGTAAGCGGCGATCCTTGCTATGGCGCCTGCGACCTGGCGCTCGACACCCTTGCTTTTGCCGATGTGCTCGTCCATTTCGGCCACGCCCCCGTGGATGACCAGCCAAGGGTGATCTTCGAGCCGTACCGCGTGGACTTCGATCCTGCGGTACTTGAAAAGGCATTGCCGCTCCTTACCCGCACAACGATCGGCCTTGTCACTACAGTCCAGCACGTCCATCTTATTCCGGCAATGGTGGCGTTCCTCCGGTCGCGGGGAATCGAAGCGCGGGTAGCCCCGGGCAGCGGGAGGATCCCGCACCCGGGCCAGGTACTTGGCTGCTGTTTCACCGCTGCCCGTATTCCGGGTGCGGAGGAGATCCTCTTTGTCGGAACCGGCGTCTTTCACCCGGTCGGCATGGCCCTCACCACCGGTCTCCGGGTCATTGCGCTCGATCCCCTCACCGGGACGGCACAGGAAGTGAATGGCGATGCTCTCCGTCGCAGGCGGTTTGCCACAATGGAGAAAGCCCGCAGTGCCGGCTCGGTGGGAATCATCGTCTCCACCAAGCAGGGCCAGCAGCGCCTCGACCTTGCCCGGCGCCTTGCTTCGCTCTCGCCCGATGCAGTCATCGTCACGATGCGGGAAGTGAGTCCTGACGAGCTTTTGAACCTCGGGTTCGCCGCATATGTCAACACCGCCTGCCCCCGGCTTGCCTATGACGACCAGGTGCGGTTTCCCGTGCCGGTCCTCTCCCCGCAGGAGTTCGAGATCGTCTGCGGGAAGCGGACCTGGGATGAGTACGCCATCGACGAGATCCCATGA
- the hpt gene encoding hypoxanthine/guanine phosphoribosyltransferase, whose translation MLDRLVESLETCPMVKRGEYNYFIHPITDGVPIVEPALLRDVAAAMIKVMDLNGVDKIVVVEAMGIHIGSVLSIMTDIPMTVMRKRVYNLPNEIPVHQKTGYSKGELYLNGVYKGDRVVIIDDVVSTGGTMKALLHALEIAGADVVDVCIAIQRGEPDIGRPYKSLVKIEVDDRVHVVKRFL comes from the coding sequence ATGCTTGACCGGCTTGTAGAATCCCTTGAGACCTGCCCGATGGTGAAACGCGGGGAGTACAATTACTTCATCCACCCGATCACCGACGGGGTACCGATTGTCGAACCAGCCCTCCTCCGCGATGTGGCAGCCGCCATGATCAAGGTGATGGACTTAAATGGCGTGGACAAGATCGTTGTCGTGGAAGCTATGGGCATCCACATAGGTTCCGTCCTCTCGATCATGACCGACATCCCGATGACGGTGATGCGCAAGCGCGTGTACAACCTCCCTAACGAGATCCCGGTCCACCAGAAGACCGGCTATTCGAAGGGCGAACTGTACTTAAATGGCGTGTACAAAGGCGACCGCGTCGTGATCATCGATGACGTGGTCAGCACGGGCGGGACCATGAAGGCGCTCCTCCATGCGCTGGAGATCGCAGGTGCAGACGTGGTCGATGTCTGCATCGCCATCCAGCGGGGAGAGCCCGATATCGGCCGGCCGTACAAGTCCCTCGTGAAGATCGAGGTGGATGACCGGGTCCATGTTGTCAAGCGGTTCCTCTGA